The Bactrocera dorsalis isolate Fly_Bdor chromosome 2, ASM2337382v1, whole genome shotgun sequence region aatcaaagcgAGATTATCATGGTCGTCGACACAAAGCCTCCTGGCTATATCTATCACGTATATCGGCAACTAGGGAATTTGCTTATATGAGTGCGTTGCACGATCGTGGGTTCCCAGTGCCTAAACCAATAGACTTCAATCGACATTGCGTGTTAATGGAGCTTGTCAACGGATGGCCAATGTAAGTTATATGAGAATGAAAAGcatatgaacaaaattttaatttaggcAATTCTCTACGAAGGACACAGGTTCAAGAATTAACAGATGTTGAACAAGTTTATGATGATCTTATGAATTTAATCGTGCGCCTTGGTAATGCTGGGGTTATCCATGGAGACTTTAATGAATTCAATTTAATGCTCACAGACGATGGGACACCAATTTTAATTGACTTTCCACAAATGATGTCAACCTCACATGAAAATGCTGAATtgtaagatatacatacatatatttttatacttattaaCGATCAATTATTAATTATGATTTGTGTTATTTAGTTTCTTCGATCGGGATGTGAATTGCGTCCGCGAAATGTTCCGTAGAAAATTTGGTTACGAAAGTGCAGACTTTCCTAAATTTGCAGACTTAAAACGCGAAGACAACTTGGATGCAGAAGTACATTGCACAGGTTACGGTGTTACCAAGGAAATGGAAAGAGACATTTTACAGGTAATTTGAATAAATGCGTAAAGATAACTTTATGAATAACATAATTCTAATGATTTTGCAGGAATATGGCATGATCCCCGAGGACGCCGATGAAACAAATCTTGAAAGCGATGATTCTGAGCCGGAAGAAACACCAGCTGATAATTATCCGAAGGATACTCTTAAAGAGTATCGTCTTCAACTACAAAACGAAGTGAATTTCAGCGAAATGAAAAACACGCAGAAAACCGACGATTCGATACGACGTTATATTGAATCATGCTCGCAATACCTGGCGAACATAGATCTAGATCCACTATCCGAACTGACAAATGAGCCCTCCCAAATAATGCTCACTAACTCAGACGAAGGTAAAACCAGCAGCATTCATTCAAGCCAAAAATTAGATGAAGCTTTGAAAGATAACGGACCCAATATCGGTGTCAACGCTAATGATTCAGATGCTGCATCAATGAGTTCTAATGATTTGGAAACCGATAACGTTCCCGAACTGAACAACATGGATCCAAATTCCCGAATGTACCGTTTAAAATTGGTAGAAAAGCTTTTGAATGATACACGCAGTCAACGTTCTTACTCAACCACTGCTAGTACTATAGCGCCATCAGTTATAACTGAtcgtattagaaaaaatatgggCGCAAAAGAAAAACGTGAAATGCGTAAGCATTGTGTGGCGAAAGGCGAGGCCAGTGCCGTGCACAGGCATCGCAAAGAAAATAAGGATGTGGTTAAAGAGTATGCTGGATGGGACTTTTAAAGAGTTTACATTTTCTATTTCTAAATGAATGagtgataaataaacaaataatgaaatgaaaaaaacatcGCGCTTTTGATATTTGCTtcgttgaaaaaataatttccaagtTGCTCTATTCaccaatcaaatattttatatacatacatatttcaatgaACACTTTCTTTAATATGGATGTCACTTGATGTAagtacttttttcatattttaatgtcAGACTACGGATGTTTTTATTAGTGGAGAGCATCATCACTCATGGTATTTACTTACACCTTTGGAATCCACCTACCTACCATAAAGAAAGCGGATCCATTAAAACTGTTGCTTTCAAAT contains the following coding sequences:
- the LOC105229517 gene encoding uncharacterized protein LOC105229517: MGKLDVTVLRYLTKEDFRVLTAIEMGMKNHELVPGQLAASIANLKAGGVHKLLRELCKHKLVSYERGKKYDGYRLTNTGYDYLALKSLTLRGSVSSFGNQIGVGKESNIYVVADEDNKSICLKLHRLGRTCFRNIKSKRDYHGRRHKASWLYLSRISATREFAYMSALHDRGFPVPKPIDFNRHCVLMELVNGWPMTQVQELTDVEQVYDDLMNLIVRLGNAGVIHGDFNEFNLMLTDDGTPILIDFPQMMSTSHENAEFFFDRDVNCVREMFRRKFGYESADFPKFADLKREDNLDAEVHCTGYGVTKEMERDILQEYGMIPEDADETNLESDDSEPEETPADNYPKDTLKEYRLQLQNEVNFSEMKNTQKTDDSIRRYIESCSQYLANIDLDPLSELTNEPSQIMLTNSDEGKTSSIHSSQKLDEALKDNGPNIGVNANDSDAASMSSNDLETDNVPELNNMDPNSRMYRLKLVEKLLNDTRSQRSYSTTASTIAPSVITDRIRKNMGAKEKREMRKHCVAKGEASAVHRHRKENKDVVKEYAGWDF